The DNA region GAAGCCAACAAacgaataaataaaaaagaaggcCAAGCTAGTTAAGGCGATTCCGAGGAGGAGTTGGTGGAGACGGTGATCAGCGTGGACGCCGCCGACGACGACGTCCGTGGCGTCGCCGACGGCTTCACGAGCACCGCCGGCGCCTTGCTCTCGAGCCTCCGGTGGTGCTCCTGGACCAGCTGCTCGGCCACGCCGTCGAGGCGCTCGCCGTTGGTCTGCGCCATCAGCTTCTTGCCGCGGAACAGCACGGACTCCACGCCCCGCTCCGTcagcgccgcctccgccgtctCTCCTGCCGCAATGCCGTTGCCCTGGATGCGGATGTAGTTGGTAGCTCTTCTATCTCCGAACGCCATTGAGACGGCTTGGTCCACCTGAAAACCGCAGAGCAGGCAGCGTCCGGTTAGTCCTGGCTAGGTGGAGATGGAACAATTGTGTCGTTGCGGAGAATGGTCAAGAAGAATGTTGGCTTACCATGTCGGCTTGGCAAGCTCCGGCGATATGCAGGAGGCTAGAGGCTGAGGGGAGGACGACCGAGCCCGCGGCGCTCCCGCCGAGGGACAGCACGACGAGGTCGCCCGTTCCCGCGGCGAAGGGGAACTCGCGCTTGTTGTGGAGCACGTGCGTGACGGCCACGGCCGTCGGGTTGGCCACTGCAGCCGAGGCACCGCCTCCGCCGGCGCCCGTCGCGGCACGCAGCCTGGTATGGCCGTCGAGGGACGCCACCTCCGCGGGCCCCACCCCGCATGCCGCCGCGCAGACCTGCCACAGCGGGAAGTCGAACGCCTCGGCCTCGACGGCGTCGGCGCGGGAGAACACGAATGGCGCCGCGGTGGCCATGTCGTAGCAGGGTATCAGCAGCGGCTTGGCGGCGTCCCGCACTGTGAGGTCCCCGAACACCTTCTTGAACACCGCCTCTGGGCGCCGGAACAgcccgccgcgcccgccgcggCCGGACAGCACCTTCCTGTTCTTGACAACAACGTCGCGCGCCGCCTCGGCGGGCATCTGGCACGCGAAGAGCGCCGCCGCGAGGAAGCCCCCGGAGCCAGAGCCGGCTGCCAGGTCAAAGAAGTCAGCGACGCGCGCGGCGGGGTTGCCTGAGAGCTCCTGGAGCCGGCGCTCGAGGTGGACCAGCGCGGCCGCGGCGAGCGCGCCTCCGTCCGCGCCCCCATCGATGGAGAGCACGCGCACGAGGCCGGCGCCGAAGCACGCCCCCTCCAGCGGCGGCGCGCCGAAGAGGAACTTGGACTCGAGGATGGAGAAGATCTCCTGGCTGAGGCGGTCGGAGTCGCCGAACCCCGCGGCGTTGGGGAACGGCAGCGTCCGATCGAGCAGTGcgagcgaggcggcggcggccatctcCCTAGTGCGCGGTGTGGACTGAGGCGTCGTCTGCTTCTCGCTTGCTCGGCCCGGCCCTTGGATTGGGTCGTGGAGAATGCTCTGTGTCGAATCGCGAGGGACTGCGATTGATTGGGAAGGTGAGCGAGGCTCCGGTGactggtgcgggcttgggcttcGTCTTCCCGGGAGAATTTATACTGCAGCCGCGCACTCTAGCTTCCCGCCACGGCGCACCGTAGCACGCGCTCGTGCCCATTTTTGCTGGTGTGCCGCGTGTCCTGCTCTGTCCTGGCTTGACTGGATGCTTCTGTAATTCGGTTGGcgctctgttttttttttcttttcttttttccctttgtaTTGTGTAGGTCAGGGATTAAAAATTGGGGAAATTATCCTTAAACCATCAGGGAGATTTTCACCTACTAAAATACTATTGATATGTCTATAATATATGAGGTCAAGTTCAATATGTTATTAAAATAGTTCAGTGGTATGTTATTAAAATAGTTCAGTGGTATTTTAGCAATGTAGGAGAGAGAATGTGGCATGATGCAATTTTCTCTTAAAAATTTCGtcaaaatttcataaattttggcAGGAAATGAAAAATCTAATTCTGGAATTTTTCTTTTACTAATATATAAAACCCACAAAGTAGATGatgaaaaataaccaaaatacCTACAAAATTTCACATATTACAGTCTTTTTGGCCGGCGAACGAAAAATATTGTAAAGAGAAATTGAAATCCGTGATGCAGCCACGACAATTGGTTAATGACCGTGCTCTTCACTTGATTACCAATTTAACCTTAGTCGTTTGTAAATGTAACATTAACAGCTAAAATGTCCGGTCCCTACCTTCTACTCTGCACAAGCTGTTGGGTAGAACCAGATGGTCCTTGGCTGGttgttaggccatctccaaccaAGAAGACGATATCTGTTGCCGCAAAATAATGTAGAGCGCAATTTACCGATTCTAGCTCCCGCTTCCCTCTCCAACAGTTACCACATAGCTGTTTTTTTCAGGCTACAGTGAAGCGGATTGGGGACAGAAGCCGGCAAATTTGCGGTCAGATACGGCTCCTGTATCACTGTAGCTAGCGTATGCATGTGGGCCTAATGAGAGAATGGGAATAATGTAAgttaggaaatagggtagccgttggagataaaaaaaataagagatactgtaataatgttatatgggataaatttttagagtttctatTGGAGACAGACTTACTCCGAATAATCTGGTATGATGGGACCATATTGGCCATCTCTTTTATTTACGTATGAAATTCTTCTCTCACGAGCTTACTCAATGAGGATTTGAGAGAAACTTTAAGGACAAGAAAGTGCGGACCTTTACCTGATCCTTCCTAAATCCCAATCGATTACTCTCACACCCATCATCCAAAGCTGCACGGCCTGAAACGTTGCGTACCACTGCCCAGTGGCGGATCCACCGGGGGGGCTAtgggggctcaagccccccCTACGTTGTGCTGCCcctgaggaggagaggaagaaagaaggggggctggaggaggaaggaggagggctggaggaggaagaaggagatcagCCCCCCCTTCCACTCAGACCTGGCTCCGCCACTGCCACTGCCAACTGTAATCTATCTACACATATCCATATCTTTTTTCGATAAAAAAACTTTATTAACCGTTATTGTTGTAATGAGAAGATATAATAACATAAGAGTTTACGCCTAACCTCCTACATGATTAAAATACACATGACCCTaaaggcaaaaataaaaaagaacaactgaAAACAAAGCTTAATGCTAGTCTAATAGAGAAAACTTAAAACAAGCGACATTATGGTGTCGGGCTCATGATCCGAAACCTAAAACCTCATTCATATCTGATAAAAATATATCTAACCGTCCACTTTAATCATATACATATGGCTCCTACCATCACTTGAGAGTCTAACTGCTAAAATACTGACAAGTACAAAGCAAGTATGTACATATATTCATGTCGTTATAAACTGTCTCTTACTCTCATCAAAGAGCATGAGCATCCCCATAAAGAAAAGAGCATGAGCATCATTCGAGGCTTGTTTCTTTCGCGATCGCAAAGCAAAGCCTAGCTCCCAATTATTCCTTCCCATCTCTCAACTAGCTTAGCATGCGGCATTAGCTCGCTCGCTTGCTCACTCAGCTACCGGCCGCCTCCACTCTCGTCCTGCCGCTCATCATCCGGCCCCAGAGCTTTTGTGATTCATTTCGTCTCACCTTAAGCTTTACTCAACACTCCTTAACCACCAACCGCTATACGTACTACCACTGCTACAGTTAGGCCACCTCATGCGTACCTTCCTaaaacaaacacacacacacacacgctaGCTGCAATCGCGCGATCGAGCTCATCATCGCCGTGATGACCTGTGCCCGCGTTCATCCATTTCTTTAAACATGAAGCTTTGTTAAATCATTACATAAAGTTGATACAACCGTATAAAAGTCTCTCAGCCTCTGCAAACAAATGATGCACACGGCCAAATGAACAAAACACATCAGAAACGCCTAAGACCAAAACGAAGAAGAGCCCAACAAGCTGGCATGCGTTCTTCCATATCCGCCCAACAATAATCTCCGGCGCGATTTAGCGCATGTTTCCGTCCTAATAATTTCCGGTGTACGGAATCCCAATCGGAAGCTAGTGGATGGATGGATTACGTACGGTTAGGTGGCAACCGGCCGGGGCAGCGAGTTAAGCAAAGGTGCGCgctactagctagctagcccGGCATCGCCATAGTTTTCCAAGTGCTCCACTCAATCCATGGTCACCCTGACTATTTTTTATGCCAACCATGATCCTTAACTATCTTTTGAATCTAGCAATGATCCCTAATCATTGCATCTCTCTTGTTGTTGCTTGTGCTTTGCATGGATTATATCTTTCTTGTGAGGTTCAAGATGAAAGGAGTTGGGAGAGGGAGGGCCTAAAGCAGAGACGGGCCCCAAGGTGCCCTTTGATGTAAGGTAGGCACAAGGCAACGTCCGATTTTAAAACAAGGAACTTGATGCTAACATCATTGTTAATCCGTCctgccttttttttctctcgatcGCTTGGGTGCCCTTCTTTTGGGCTTACTGGAAGCCTGGAGGCCAAGGTCTTGCATATATCCTACCTCGATCTTGTCTCCCCCTAGAGAATACTATTAGCTTGTTAGCGCATGCAATACATTAGTCTATTCTGAAGCAACTTTAGTTCACTGAGAAGCTAAGTTTTTTTCACTGTTTTTTACTGCTAATACTTCAAAACTTTGTAAGCTTTCTCACTGTTTTCTACTGTTAATACTTCAAAACTTTGTGGTGCCATTTTTTTAGTGGAAACACGATTGAATGTGCATGCAAATTCGATCAAGAGTAATAAATATCTGGAAtgctaattttttatgaaattacATGTGACAAAATAAACAGTGTAATCTGCCAGATGAACCCCAACAACTGTCAGATATCTGATTGCAACGCCGATATAAAAATGAGAAAGATATGTATGCAGGTGCATCCGTGCATGAACGACAAGGACGTCTGGCGTTTGTTGAGCCATCACCCCGTACaattttatctcttttttaaaaaaaaaaagaaaaggggaagaCAAGGGCACAGTTCCTTACTGTAGAACCATTCTTGTCGATTTGCATGTGTCGTCTGCATCCGACTGTCTGTGTCTGCTTGCTCCTTCCTCGATGCATCACCAAGCCCTGCATTTTTTTTAGACAAGGTAAGAGTAAGGTTACTCCAATTTTTATTAATAGAAATCAAGTTCCAAACAAGCTAACAATAAATGAAAAGGGaaaacagaaagaaaagaaacagaagAAAGGATAAACCACTATGTTTAGATGGCACTAACTTCTACACAGACAATGGATCACTCCACTCGTCCTACAGGTCTTCTATgctttagagaaaaaaaaggattgtAATAGCATCAGTCTTGTCTCTATGTTTTCAGTCTTGAATTTTGTATACGACAAATCATCATCCTTTCGCAGCATCAAACACCTTCTCCGCGATCTGTCCTAACAGTCTTACCTTTAGCAGCTCTCTGTTTTGAGGGTTTTTTTCTGCATCATTGACCGTATTTTAATATAGTGTCAgataataaaaatcatatatactAGATCATATAgtattttacttttgaaacatgCTGAATTCCTCGCTTTCCAAATAGGCCATAGCATGCCACTAATTTAAAGAACTAGCTTTTTGGCCCCTCTTTAAACATACTAATCTAGTTCCTACACAACTTAAAGATCGAATCTAGACTATCAAGCATAACGAAAACAACTTTGATTACATTCACCAAGCCTTGTGTGAAAGAGAATAAAAGATAAATTAGTGGTGACACCTCATCAATCTGTTTCCTCTCCTTGTTCCTAAATCTGTTTTCCTTCTTTCAAGGTGTCTGTTGATTATTTATCACTACCGTAGAAATCCTTAACACTGTTGGCTTTAAAATTCATTTCACTGCTGATTTTGGAGCCGGTAATACGCAACGGATAGTGATAATTCCCAACTATTACTATCGGTTTGGGGACTAGTAGTGAAGAGATTATCATTGCCAGCTGAAGGCTTCATCCTACAGTGATTGTTGGACCCTGATTTAACGTGTTTGTAGccgaaaaaagcaaaaaatatatatttttcgaTCAGAGACACCCGACCTACTACTGCTCACCCGTTCTTGACCAGAAGTTCGAGTATCGATCATTGCGCACTCGCTTTTTTCTCACACAAGTTTCAGGACTTGAACTCATGACCTCGATCAAAAGCTTCGCGCGCTTGACCTCTCTAATcatctcacctctcattcgttcttgagtataatagcaaaatcaatcttttgatatcttttgatCGAATGTTTGAACAACTATTTGCACATctaaatgaaaaggttatcaactacaaagttatacatCTTGTCAAGTTCTATAATGTTAATATAAAATTTGTCAccatccgactccgtatgaaacAGCTTGTATCCAATATGTGCAGTGTTCAGTAAAGTAatcataacttttacatacaaaGTCCAATTTTGACGTTCGATCTCTACTTTCAAAGCTAACAATGAGGCACATCCGAAAATAATATAGGTCTTTTGATTTGTACCTTTCTTGACAAAAAAGGCTCAAAAGACCCTTAATAGGAACTCTGAAGTTTTTAGTCAAAAATTGATCTTCTCCGATttgcctgatttttttttttttttggagaagttAGGGCTACTCATAAGTTTCATCAAGCAGAGTTATCAAACTCACAATGAAAACCTTTAAATTTGCAGCTTTCATCAAAAGTTTGTGGTCAGATATGTGGCTCCCTCTAtactagttttagatatttatttatgcatctatatagcttgaaataaaaaataataatcaactacaaagttatagatattatcgagagttataattttcatataaggtcatccgactttgtatgaaaatattatgaatATTTTAAGATGAGCTGTTATCGACCACAGTTGAAACTTTATTAAGATTATTTGGGCGTTTAAATaacctcaaattaaaatattttcaactacaaagttgtagatctcgtcgagtgctacaatttttatagaaaaacaTACAAAGTTTTTACCATctaactttatatgaaaaagttataaattttttaagataagctatcatctattatcactatcggctcgtcacatgaaccgacaataatacataaactatcactgccagttcataacacgaac from Phragmites australis chromosome 8, lpPhrAust1.1, whole genome shotgun sequence includes:
- the LOC133927223 gene encoding patatin-like protein 3, translated to MAAAASLALLDRTLPFPNAAGFGDSDRLSQEIFSILESKFLFGAPPLEGACFGAGLVRVLSIDGGADGGALAAAALVHLERRLQELSGNPAARVADFFDLAAGSGSGGFLAAALFACQMPAEAARDVVVKNRKVLSGRGGRGGLFRRPEAVFKKVFGDLTVRDAAKPLLIPCYDMATAAPFVFSRADAVEAEAFDFPLWQVCAAACGVGPAEVASLDGHTRLRAATGAGGGGASAAVANPTAVAVTHVLHNKREFPFAAGTGDLVVLSLGGSAAGSVVLPSASSLLHIAGACQADMVDQAVSMAFGDRRATNYIRIQGNGIAAGETAEAALTERGVESVLFRGKKLMAQTNGERLDGVAEQLVQEHHRRLESKAPAVLVKPSATPRTSSSAASTLITVSTNSSSESP